A stretch of the Bordetella genomosp. 8 genome encodes the following:
- a CDS encoding ABC transporter permease, with product MSENTSTTSAVDALDPRQPGPPLAAAAVDAPPSLRWRWLRKHPTLVLGIALLMAVAALALAAPWIATHNPTAINPLQRLKPPSAEHWFGTDALGRDVFSRAVWGGRVSLIVAISVAALATVLGVALGLMAGFMRWADSIIMRIMDGMMAIPDILLAIALMAVIRASLSTVILAITIPQVPRVVRLVRSLALTLREQLFVEAAHAIGTRLPVILVRHVLPNIVTPLVVQATFIAATAVLTEAVLSFLGVGVPAQVPSWGNMMAEGRNFVAVAFTVILYPGALLALTVLAINMVGDGLRDALDPRLANQL from the coding sequence ATGTCCGAAAACACTTCCACGACGTCGGCGGTCGATGCGCTGGATCCGCGCCAGCCCGGCCCGCCGCTTGCCGCAGCCGCCGTCGACGCGCCCCCCTCGCTGCGCTGGCGCTGGCTGCGCAAGCACCCGACGCTGGTCCTGGGTATCGCCTTGCTGATGGCCGTCGCCGCGCTTGCGCTGGCGGCGCCCTGGATCGCCACGCACAATCCCACCGCCATCAATCCCCTGCAACGCCTTAAGCCGCCATCGGCGGAGCACTGGTTCGGCACCGATGCGCTGGGCCGCGACGTCTTCAGCCGCGCGGTGTGGGGCGGCCGGGTCTCGCTCATCGTGGCGATCTCCGTGGCCGCGCTGGCGACGGTGCTGGGCGTGGCGCTGGGACTGATGGCGGGCTTCATGCGCTGGGCCGATTCCATCATCATGCGCATCATGGACGGCATGATGGCCATCCCGGACATCCTGCTGGCGATCGCCCTGATGGCGGTCATCCGCGCCAGCCTGTCCACGGTCATCCTGGCCATCACCATACCGCAGGTGCCGCGCGTGGTCCGGCTGGTGCGCTCGCTCGCCCTGACGCTGCGCGAGCAGTTGTTCGTCGAAGCCGCGCATGCCATCGGGACGCGCCTGCCGGTGATCCTGGTGCGCCATGTCCTGCCCAATATCGTGACGCCGCTGGTGGTGCAGGCCACTTTCATCGCCGCCACCGCGGTACTGACCGAAGCCGTGCTGTCCTTCCTGGGCGTGGGCGTGCCCGCGCAGGTACCCAGCTGGGGCAACATGATGGCCGAAGGCCGCAACTTCGTGGCGGTGGCCTTCACCGTCATCCTGTACCCGGGCGCGCTGCTGGCCCTGACGGTGCTGGCGATCAACATGGTCGGCGACGGCTTGCGCGACGCGCTCGATCCGCGCCTGGCGAACCAACTCTGA
- a CDS encoding ABC transporter ATP-binding protein, producing the protein MTEQTSSAPVLLDVDNLSTWFDTVAGTVKSVNGVSYQVRAGQTLGVVGESGCGKSVTALSIMRLLSMPPARFAGGAVRYRGTNLLELSEKQMRAIRGNRISMIFQEPMTSLNPVLTVGRQIAETVMLHQKVGRREALARATEMLRLVQIAEPERRVNEYPHQLSGGMRQRVMIALALSCNPEVLIADEPTTALDVTIQAQILELLRGLQEKLGMGIVMITHDLGVVAECCHRVVVMYAGRKVEEAPVAELFDRPLHPYTRALMASMPSMNHAGRLTEIPGMVPPPTQLGTGCSFAPRCAYASDRCRRETPPLRPLGGDHVVACFHAEQVEATVTEGATA; encoded by the coding sequence ATGACTGAACAAACGTCGTCCGCGCCGGTCCTGCTGGACGTGGACAATCTTTCGACCTGGTTCGACACGGTGGCCGGGACGGTGAAGTCCGTCAACGGCGTGTCCTATCAGGTGCGCGCCGGCCAGACGCTGGGCGTGGTCGGGGAATCCGGCTGCGGCAAGAGCGTGACCGCGCTTTCCATCATGCGGCTGCTATCCATGCCGCCCGCGCGTTTCGCCGGCGGCGCGGTGCGCTATCGCGGCACCAATCTGCTGGAGCTGAGCGAAAAGCAGATGCGCGCCATCCGCGGCAACCGGATTTCCATGATCTTCCAGGAGCCGATGACGTCGTTGAATCCGGTGTTGACGGTGGGGCGGCAGATCGCCGAAACCGTCATGCTGCACCAGAAGGTGGGCAGGCGCGAAGCGCTGGCGCGCGCCACCGAAATGCTGCGGCTGGTGCAGATCGCCGAGCCGGAACGGCGCGTGAACGAGTATCCCCACCAGTTGTCCGGCGGGATGCGCCAGCGCGTGATGATCGCGCTGGCCCTGTCCTGCAATCCGGAAGTGCTGATCGCCGACGAGCCCACCACGGCGCTGGACGTCACCATACAGGCGCAGATCCTGGAGCTGCTGCGCGGCCTGCAGGAAAAACTGGGCATGGGCATCGTCATGATCACCCACGACCTGGGCGTGGTGGCCGAATGCTGCCACCGGGTGGTGGTCATGTATGCGGGCCGCAAGGTGGAAGAAGCGCCGGTGGCCGAGCTGTTCGACCGTCCGCTGCATCCCTATACGCGCGCCCTGATGGCCTCCATGCCGTCGATGAACCACGCGGGGCGCCTGACCGAGATTCCCGGCATGGTGCCGCCGCCGACCCAGCTCGGCACGGGTTGCAGCTTTGCCCCGCGCTGCGCGTACGCCAGCGACCGCTGCCGGCGCGAAACGCCGCCCCTGCGTCCGCTGGGCGGCGATCACGTGGTGGCCTGTTTCCATGCGGAGCAGGTCGAAGCCACCGTCACGGAAGGAGCGACGGCATGA
- a CDS encoding ABC transporter permease: MAYVIRRVLATLPVMAVVAVIVFLLIHLSPGDPAALIAGDLATAEDIQRLHVALGLDQPLWQQFFLWAGKLLRGDLGTSLFTQVPVTSLLAQRLEPTLSIALLTMGLSIVVAIPLGVLAAYRAGTWIDRLVMVFAVLAFSVPVFLVGYLLIYGFAVQLHWLPVQGYTRLASGPWPWLRSLILPCVNLALVYIALITRMTRATVLEVLHEDYIRTARAKGLGVLPVLGHALRNAAIPIATTVGVGIALLIGGVVVTETVFAIPGIGRLVIDSVQHHDYPVIQSVLLLSAGVYVLINLLIDLSYRLFDPRIRY; the protein is encoded by the coding sequence ATGGCCTATGTGATACGGCGCGTACTCGCCACCCTGCCCGTCATGGCGGTGGTGGCGGTGATCGTCTTCCTGCTCATCCACCTGTCGCCCGGCGATCCGGCGGCCCTGATCGCCGGCGACCTGGCGACGGCCGAAGACATCCAGCGCCTGCACGTGGCGCTGGGCCTGGACCAGCCCCTGTGGCAGCAGTTCTTCCTGTGGGCGGGCAAGTTGCTGCGCGGCGATCTCGGCACGTCGCTGTTCACGCAGGTGCCCGTCACCAGCCTGCTGGCGCAGCGCCTGGAGCCCACGCTGTCGATCGCGTTGCTGACCATGGGCCTGTCCATCGTCGTCGCCATCCCGCTGGGCGTGTTGGCCGCATACCGCGCCGGCACGTGGATAGACCGCCTGGTGATGGTCTTCGCGGTGCTGGCTTTTTCCGTGCCGGTCTTCCTGGTCGGCTATCTGCTGATCTACGGCTTCGCCGTGCAGCTGCACTGGCTGCCGGTGCAAGGCTACACACGCCTGGCCAGCGGGCCATGGCCATGGCTGCGCAGCCTGATCCTGCCCTGCGTGAACCTGGCCCTGGTGTATATCGCGCTGATCACGCGCATGACCCGCGCCACCGTGCTCGAAGTGCTGCATGAAGACTACATCCGCACGGCCCGCGCCAAGGGTCTGGGCGTGCTGCCGGTGCTGGGCCACGCCCTGCGCAACGCCGCGATTCCCATCGCCACCACGGTGGGCGTGGGCATCGCGCTGTTGATAGGCGGCGTGGTGGTCACCGAAACCGTCTTCGCGATTCCGGGCATAGGCCGGCTCGTGATCGACTCGGTCCAGCACCACGACTATCCCGTGATCCAGAGCGTGCTGCTGCTGTCGGCCGGCGTCTACGTACTGATCAACCTGCTGATCGACCTGAGCTACCGCCTGTTCGATCCACGCATACGCTATTGA